In Hydrogenovibrio marinus, a single genomic region encodes these proteins:
- a CDS encoding urea amidolyase associated protein UAAP2: MAKMQTETFDDNRIVYREVVEAGKPWMHEVKAGQYFRIVDLEGNQAVDTLFYNAKDHSERYSAADTIREQGNIYLTTGSVLQSNMLNPMLTIVDDTCGRHDTIGGACSAESNTVRYAIEKRHMHSCRDSFLMALNTCDCHADKPMTKGDLASNINFFMNVPVSPDGHLDFDDGISAPGRYVEMQAHMDVLVLVSNCPQLNNPCNGYNPTPVEMIIWA, translated from the coding sequence ATGGCTAAGATGCAAACAGAAACTTTTGACGATAACCGTATTGTTTACCGTGAAGTGGTGGAAGCTGGCAAGCCTTGGATGCATGAAGTCAAAGCAGGCCAATATTTCCGCATTGTCGACTTGGAAGGTAACCAAGCGGTCGATACTTTGTTCTACAACGCCAAAGATCATTCCGAACGTTATTCGGCGGCAGACACCATTCGTGAGCAGGGCAACATCTACCTGACCACTGGCAGTGTGTTGCAGTCCAATATGCTCAATCCAATGTTAACGATTGTCGATGACACTTGCGGGCGTCATGACACCATCGGTGGCGCTTGCTCAGCAGAGAGTAACACCGTGCGTTACGCGATAGAAAAACGTCACATGCATTCTTGTCGCGACTCGTTCCTGATGGCATTGAACACTTGTGATTGCCATGCTGACAAGCCAATGACAAAAGGGGATTTGGCGAGTAACATTAATTTCTTTATGAACGTTCCGGTTTCTCCAGACGGGCATTTGGATTTTGATGACGGTATTTCCGCTCCGGGGCGCTATGTTGAGATGCAGGCACATATGGATGTGTTGGTGTTGGTGTCAAACTGCCCACAGTTGAACAACCCTTGTAATGGGTATAACCCGACACCGGTAGAGATGATTATCTGGGCTTAA
- a CDS encoding urea amidolyase associated protein UAAP1, with translation MTENNAKTTPKSTRLGDLIWRENLPGGAHWSGVIRRGTVLRITDVQGGANASMLINNIEVKNERYNMPDTLKAQKTAFLTTPNMCFSDMGRVMCSIIGDTCGWHDTIGGISNARIVEKKYGVKSYQEAHNDYYKSGFDSLINELEKWGLGVSDIMPNINWFSKVRVEDSGAMTFVEGNSKAGDCVDLRFEMDCIVSIATAQHPLDPNPKYAPKPIELSVFKAMSVGQDDPCRLHRAENERAYYNTKIYYGENPNG, from the coding sequence ATGACTGAAAACAACGCGAAAACCACACCAAAATCTACCAGGTTGGGGGATTTGATCTGGCGTGAAAATCTGCCTGGCGGCGCACACTGGTCAGGCGTGATTCGTCGTGGAACCGTTTTGAGAATCACCGATGTTCAAGGTGGTGCTAACGCCTCTATGCTGATCAACAACATCGAAGTGAAGAACGAGCGCTACAACATGCCGGACACCTTGAAAGCACAAAAAACTGCTTTCCTGACAACACCAAATATGTGTTTCAGCGATATGGGGCGCGTGATGTGTTCCATCATCGGTGATACCTGCGGCTGGCACGACACCATTGGTGGTATTTCTAATGCCCGTATCGTTGAGAAGAAATACGGCGTGAAAAGTTACCAAGAAGCGCATAACGACTACTACAAAAGCGGTTTTGACAGCTTGATTAATGAGTTGGAAAAATGGGGCTTGGGTGTCAGCGACATCATGCCGAACATCAACTGGTTCAGCAAAGTGCGTGTTGAAGATTCGGGTGCCATGACTTTTGTTGAAGGTAACTCTAAAGCGGGCGATTGCGTCGATTTACGTTTTGAGATGGACTGTATCGTCAGCATTGCGACAGCGCAGCATCCGCTGGACCCTAACCCGAAATATGCCCCGAAACCGATTGAGTTGAGCGTGTTCAAAGCCATGTCTGTCGGGCAAGATGACCCTTGCAGATTGCATAGAGCAGAAAACGAACGTGCTTACTACAACACCAAGATTTACTATGGAGAAAATCCAAATGGCTAA